In Agrococcus jenensis, the genomic window CGGTGCAGGACTACCTCGTGATGTTCTTCTCGATGCGCCGCGGCGGCCGCTCGCTCGGCCAGATGGCGCGCGACGAGTTCGGCCGGGTCGGCGGCGCCGCCGCGATCCTCGCGACGCTCCTCATCATGGTGATCATCACGGCGATCCTCGCGCTCGTCGTCGTCAACGCGCTCGGCGAGAGCCCGTGGGGCGTCTTCTCGGTCGCCATGACCATCCCGATCGCCCTCTTCATGGGCGTCTACCTGCGCTGGATCCGCCCGGGCAAGGTGCTCGAGATCTCGATCATCGGCTTCGTGCTGCTCATGGCCGCGATCATCGGCGGCGGCATGGTCGCCGAGACCGCCTGGGGCCAGGAGCTCTTCACGCTCGACCGCGTCACGATCGCGTGGGGCATCGTCATCTACGGCTTCCTCGCCGCGGTGCTGCCGGTCTGGATCCTGCTCACCCCGCGCGACTACCTCTCGACGTTCATGAAGATCGGCGTGATCGTCGCGCTCGCGCTCGCGATCATCTTCGTCCGCCCCGAGATCTCGGTGCCCGCGTTCACGGAGTTCGCCGCGGGTGACAGCGGACCGGTGTGGCCGGGTTCGCTCTTCCCGTTCCTCTTCGTGACGATCGCGTGCGGCGCCCTCTCGGGCTTCCACGCGCTCATCGCCTCGGGCACGACGCCGAAGATGGTCGAGAAGGAGAAGCAGACGCGCCTCCTCGGCTACGGCGGCATGCTCATGGAGTCGTTCGTCGCGATCATGGCGCTCGTCGCCGCGATCTCGATCGACCAGGGCATCTACTACGCGATGAACTCGTCGGCCGCGAACACGCAGGGCACGATCGAGGGCGCTGCCGCCTTCGTGCAGTCGCTCGGCCTCACCGGTGTGAGCGTCACGCCCGAGCAGCTCTCGGCCACCGCAGCCGCGGTCGGCGAGGAGTCGATCGTGTCGCGCACCGGCGGTGCGCCGACGCTCGCCCTCGGCCTCGCGAACATCATGCAGAGCTGGATCGGCGGGCCGTCCATGATGGCGTTCTGGTACCACTTCGCGATCATGTTCGAGGCGCTGTTCATCCTCACCGCGGTGGACGCCGGCACCCGTGTCGCGCGCTTCATGCTGCAGGACTCGCTCGGCAACGTCTTCCCGAAGTTCAAGGACACGTCCTGGACGCTCGGCGCCTGGATCTGCACGGCGATCATGGTCGCCGCGTGGGGCGCGGTGCTGATCATGGGCGTCACCGACCCGCTGGGCGGCATCAACACGCTGTTCCCGCTGTTCGGCATCGCCAACCAGCTGCTCGCCGCGATCGCGCTCGCGGTCGTGCTCGCGATCGTGGCGAAGCGCCGCACCTTCCGCTCGCTGTGGATCGTGGCCGTGCCGCTCGCGTTCGTGACGGTCGTCACCGTCACCGCTTCCGCGTTCAAGGTGTTCTCGCCGGTGCCCGCCGTCGGCTACTGGGCCAACCACTTCCGCTTCCGCGACGCGCTCGCGGCGGGGGAGACGTCGGTCGGCACGACCGAGGGCGTCGCCGCGCTCGAGTCGGTCGTGCGCAACACGATGATCCAGGGCACGCTCTCGATCATCTTCGTGGTGCTCACGATCGTGGTGATCTGCTTCTCGGTCGCGAACGTCATCAAGGCGTTCCGCTCCACCGAGGTCGTCGACCACGAGGACGAGCGCACCGAGTCGGCGATCTTCGCCCCGGCCGGCTTCCTGCCGACCCCCGAGGAGCGCGAGATCCAGCAGCAGTGGGACGCGCTGCCGGCCGAGCAGCAGCGCCGCCGGACCGGCCACTGAGATGACCGCATCCGCGAGCGAGGGGCGCCCGGCAGCCGCCGGTGCGCTCCTCGCGCGCGCGTGGCGCGCGCTCATCTGGTGGGCGAAGGGCGTGACGGGCGAGTCGAAGTACCAGGCCTACGTCGACCACGAGCGGCGGATGCACCCCGACCGCGAGCCGATGACGGAGCGCGCGTTCTGGCGCGACGAGTACCGCCGCCAGGACGCGAACCCCGAGGGCCGCTGCTGCTGACCCGATCGGCCCACGCTTGCCTGGCAGGAGCCTCGATTGGCCGCTCCGGCCCGGCGATGACCGCCATCGGTCGCCTCTGGCTGCTCGGAACCGCTCCCAGCAGCCACGAGCGACCGATCAGCGCGTGGCGGGCCGCTCGGGCTCGGTGAGGGCCTCGGCGTAGGCGCGCACCGAGCGGTTGTAGCGGGGGAGCGTCGGCTCGAGCGCCTCGATGACGACCCGCAGCGCCTCGTCGTGGCGGCCGGCGCTGTGCAGCGCGAGGGCGAGGAACACGCGCGGCGACGCCCCGGTCGACGGATGCTCCGGTGCCGCCGCGAGCACCGCGATCGACTCGTCGAGGCGGCCGGTGTTGCGCAGCGTCGAGCCGTACTGCACCGCGAGCTGCGCGTGCCGCTCCGCGTCGAGGCCGAGCGCGAGCGCCCGCTCGTACTCGCGCTCTGCGTCGTGCTCGCGGCCCAGCGAGTCGAGCATCCCCGCGAGCTCGAACGCCGCCCGCCCGTCGGCACCCGGGTACGCGGCCGCGAGGGACCGCATCGCGGCGATCGCCTCGTCGGGGGGCGTGCTGTCGACGCGGTCCCAGAGGTCGGCGACCGCCGCGCTCCAGGCCGCGGTCTCCCACTCGACGCTCACGGCGCCTGCCCCTCGCGCAGCCCGCCGTCGAGGCCCGTGTGGTGCGCCGCGAACGCCAGCTGGTCGGCGAACTCGAGCGCGGCGGCATCCTTCGGCTTGCCCATCCCGTGCCCGGCGCGCGTGTCGACGCTGAGCA contains:
- a CDS encoding YbdD/YjiX family protein, translated to MTASASEGRPAAAGALLARAWRALIWWAKGVTGESKYQAYVDHERRMHPDREPMTERAFWRDEYRRQDANPEGRCC
- a CDS encoding tetratricopeptide repeat protein, with amino-acid sequence MSVEWETAAWSAAVADLWDRVDSTPPDEAIAAMRSLAAAYPGADGRAAFELAGMLDSLGREHDAEREYERALALGLDAERHAQLAVQYGSTLRNTGRLDESIAVLAAAPEHPSTGASPRVFLALALHSAGRHDEALRVVIEALEPTLPRYNRSVRAYAEALTEPERPATR
- a CDS encoding carbon starvation CstA family protein, coding for MADVATSKPALPPTAAEETTSKRWTPLKIALWAAIALLGGIAWVMLAVVRGETVNAIWFVFASVSTYLIFYRFYSKYIERKIVRPDDTRATPAEYKANGRDYVATDRRVLFGHHFAAIAGAGPLVGPVLAAQMGYLPGTIWIIVGVVLAGAVQDYLVMFFSMRRGGRSLGQMARDEFGRVGGAAAILATLLIMVIITAILALVVVNALGESPWGVFSVAMTIPIALFMGVYLRWIRPGKVLEISIIGFVLLMAAIIGGGMVAETAWGQELFTLDRVTIAWGIVIYGFLAAVLPVWILLTPRDYLSTFMKIGVIVALALAIIFVRPEISVPAFTEFAAGDSGPVWPGSLFPFLFVTIACGALSGFHALIASGTTPKMVEKEKQTRLLGYGGMLMESFVAIMALVAAISIDQGIYYAMNSSAANTQGTIEGAAAFVQSLGLTGVSVTPEQLSATAAAVGEESIVSRTGGAPTLALGLANIMQSWIGGPSMMAFWYHFAIMFEALFILTAVDAGTRVARFMLQDSLGNVFPKFKDTSWTLGAWICTAIMVAAWGAVLIMGVTDPLGGINTLFPLFGIANQLLAAIALAVVLAIVAKRRTFRSLWIVAVPLAFVTVVTVTASAFKVFSPVPAVGYWANHFRFRDALAAGETSVGTTEGVAALESVVRNTMIQGTLSIIFVVLTIVVICFSVANVIKAFRSTEVVDHEDERTESAIFAPAGFLPTPEEREIQQQWDALPAEQQRRRTGH